A window of Triplophysa dalaica isolate WHDGS20190420 chromosome 7, ASM1584641v1, whole genome shotgun sequence contains these coding sequences:
- the LOC130425660 gene encoding cytochrome b-c1 complex subunit 2, mitochondrial — protein MDSSVTIYGVSPKRAGLWVGRQVGHNCLSQRLKERFEVMTGFRGFTHLSRRCYAAAARRNESLSEPLATRKPATPAVFPAQDVQVSKLPSGLLVASQENYAPVSKIGVFVKAGSRYETAENLGVTHVLRLAANLTTKGASAFKICQGLEAVGAGLSVTSSREHVVYSLDFLRDDFDTVIEYLVNVTTAPDFRPWELSDISPRIKIDKAVADQSPQTGVLEKLHEAAYKNALSNSLYCPDFMVGKIGVDHLQKFFANHYTSARMALVGLGVSHDVLKKVGEQFLSVHKGTGAAGAKAVYRGGELRTQSGGALVHALVTCEGAVTGSAEANAFSVLQRVLGAGPHVKRGSNITSKLSQGIAKATTQPFDATAFNASYSDSGLFGVYTISQAHSAKEVINAAVAQVTAIAEGRLTADDLTSAKNQLLADYLMSLETSDGWLEEVGVQVLSSGAYTSPLSVTQSINSVTSNDVVKAAKKFVESKKTMSSYGHLANTPFLDEL, from the exons AGACGTTGTTATGCTGCTGCTGCTAGGAGGAACGAGTCACTGAGTGAACCTCTGGCCACCCGAAAACCTGCGACACCAGCAGTTTTCCCAGCCCAGGATGTTCAG GTGTCCAAGCTTCCCAGTGGTCTTCTCGTCGCCTCTCAGGAGAACTACGCCCCAGTCTCTAAAATCGGGGTGTTTGTGAAAGCAGGCAGTCGCTATGAAACCGCAGAGAACCTGGGTGTCACTCACGTGCTGCGATTAGCAGCCAATCTG accACTAAAGGTGCATCTGCCTTCAAGATTTGTCAGGGTCTGGAGGCTGTAGGGGCCGGTCTGAG tgtgaCATCATCAAGGGAACACGTGGTTTATTCTCTGGACTTTCTGAGAGATGATTT TGACACCGTCATAGAGTACCTGGTCAATGTGACCACTGCTCCCGACTTCAGGCCTTGGGAGCTTTCTGACATCTCCCCTAGAATCAAGATAGACAAGGCTGTAGCCGACCAGAGCCCACAGACAG GTGTTCTTGAGAAGCTGCATGAAGCTGCATATAAGAACGCCCTGTCCAACTCACTGTACTGTCCAGACTTCATGGTGGGCAAGATTGGCGTTGATCAC CTGCAGAAGTTCTTTGCAAATCATTACACCAGTGCAAGAATGGCTCTTGTGGGATTAG GGGTCAGTCATGATGTTCTTAAGAAGGTTGGAGAGCAGTTCTTAAGTGTCCATAAAGGAACCGGAGCAGCAGGGGCTAAAGCTGTATACCGTGGTG GTGAGCTGCGGACACAGAGTGGAGGAGCTCTGGTTCACGCGTTGGTGACATGTGAAGGAGCTGTAACAGGCTCGGCAGAGGCCAATGCCTTCAGCGTGCTGCAGAGGGTTCTGGGAGCTGGACCGCATGTTAAGAGAGGATCCAACATTACCAGCAAACTCAGCCAGGGCATTGCCAAGGCTACCACTCAGCCTTTTGAT GCCACAGCTTtcaatgcttcttattctgactCAGGACTCTTTGGAGTATATACCATCTCACAAGCACACTCTGCCAAAGAG gtaATCAATGCAGCCGTGGCACAGGTGACAGCCATAGCTGAAGGAAGACTTACTGCAGATGACCTCACCTCAGCAAA gaACCAGTTGCTGGCTGATTATCTGATGTCTTTGGAGACTTCAGATGGATGGCTGGAGGAAGTGGGAGTTCAGGTTCTGAGCAGTGGAGCTTACACCTCACCTCTGTCTGTGACACAGAGCATTAACTCTGTGACCTCCAATGATGTCGTCAAG GCTGCAAAGAAGTTTGTTGAAAGCAAGAAGACAATGTCAAGCTATGGACATCTGGCAAACACACCATTTCTTGATGAATTGTGA